From Posidoniimonas corsicana, one genomic window encodes:
- a CDS encoding glycoside hydrolase family 2 protein: MLVALASAWVSGVCLAEESGKQPVMTRWGKDLDVSHVLPEYPRPQLVRSDWTNLNGEWDFALTGADEPQPAKFADQIVVPFPVEAPLSGVGKRVEEGDAVWYRRMFEAPALKGGRLLLHFGAVDWDATVWVNGKRVGSHQGGFDAFSFDITEALGESGPQTLVVKVLDPTNRGTQPHGKQSLEPGGIVYTAVTGIWQTVWLERVPATYIRSLKVTPHVDSSELEIVAEVVGPDADKAIVRARVPRGEELFYRKTGRANAPMRLKAPNAELWTPDSPRLYDLNVELAVPGADESRKVVDSVDSYFGMRSVELRKADDGFNRLFLNGEPVFNLGPLDQGWWPDGLYTAPSDEALKYDIEMTKRYGFNMCRKHVKVEPARWYYWCDKLGLLVWQDMPNGDRAISWNEPDIERVPESEQVFRRELRAMMDQLHNFPSIIAWVPFNEGWGQFKTEEILAWVKQHDPTRLVDGPSGWSDRGVGDMHDMHNYPGPAMFAPEESRASVLGEFGGLGLAVEGHLWQESGNWGYNFYESREQLHSHYRQLIDNLWVLKSKGLAAAIYTQTTDVEGEINGLLTYDREVEKIDPDRAAEWNKRLYGPAPTVMTAVATSKDPNGHGEQWRYTTEAPASDDWFKPGFDDSAWKLGRAGFGAPNTPGAIVRTEWTGTDIWLRREIELTDADLEGSLYFFVHHDEDAEIYFNGVKLATLSGYTTDYQLIAIPSEGREALRAGRGVLAVHCRQRTGGQYIDLGFMTVQTKSDLAGATASARRQPLPESKPQ; the protein is encoded by the coding sequence GTGCTTGTTGCCCTGGCATCGGCCTGGGTGAGCGGCGTCTGCCTGGCGGAGGAGTCAGGCAAGCAGCCCGTGATGACGCGTTGGGGCAAGGACCTCGACGTCAGCCATGTGCTGCCTGAGTACCCGCGTCCGCAACTGGTCCGCAGCGATTGGACCAATCTCAATGGAGAGTGGGACTTTGCGCTGACAGGCGCCGACGAGCCGCAACCGGCCAAGTTCGCCGATCAGATTGTTGTCCCCTTCCCGGTTGAGGCGCCCCTCTCGGGCGTGGGCAAGCGGGTGGAAGAGGGGGACGCGGTTTGGTACCGGCGCATGTTCGAGGCCCCCGCGCTCAAAGGGGGTCGCCTGCTGCTGCACTTCGGCGCAGTCGACTGGGACGCCACCGTGTGGGTGAACGGCAAACGCGTCGGCTCTCACCAGGGCGGCTTCGATGCCTTTAGCTTCGACATCACCGAGGCGCTCGGCGAGAGCGGTCCGCAGACGCTGGTGGTTAAGGTCCTCGACCCCACCAACCGCGGCACGCAGCCGCACGGAAAACAGTCGCTTGAGCCGGGTGGGATCGTCTACACCGCGGTCACCGGCATCTGGCAAACGGTTTGGCTGGAGCGTGTGCCCGCCACCTACATCCGGTCGTTGAAAGTGACTCCGCACGTTGACTCGAGCGAGCTAGAGATTGTCGCGGAAGTGGTCGGTCCCGACGCGGACAAAGCGATCGTCCGCGCACGAGTGCCGCGTGGCGAGGAGCTCTTCTACCGCAAGACCGGCCGCGCAAACGCGCCGATGCGGCTCAAGGCGCCGAACGCCGAACTCTGGACGCCCGACTCCCCCCGCCTGTACGACCTCAACGTTGAGCTCGCCGTCCCGGGCGCCGACGAGTCTCGCAAGGTGGTCGACTCGGTCGACAGCTACTTCGGGATGCGGAGCGTAGAGCTTCGGAAGGCCGACGACGGATTCAACCGGCTGTTCCTCAACGGCGAACCGGTGTTCAACCTCGGCCCCCTCGACCAGGGCTGGTGGCCCGATGGGCTGTACACCGCGCCGAGCGACGAGGCGCTCAAGTACGACATCGAGATGACTAAGCGGTACGGCTTCAACATGTGCCGCAAGCACGTCAAGGTCGAGCCGGCCCGGTGGTACTACTGGTGCGACAAGCTGGGCCTGCTGGTCTGGCAGGATATGCCGAACGGGGACCGGGCGATCAGCTGGAACGAGCCCGATATCGAGCGTGTTCCTGAGTCCGAGCAGGTGTTCCGTCGCGAGCTGCGGGCGATGATGGATCAGCTGCACAACTTCCCGTCGATCATCGCCTGGGTCCCGTTCAACGAGGGCTGGGGCCAGTTCAAGACCGAGGAGATCCTTGCCTGGGTGAAGCAGCACGACCCGACCCGGCTGGTCGACGGCCCCAGCGGCTGGTCCGACCGCGGCGTGGGCGACATGCACGACATGCACAACTACCCAGGCCCCGCGATGTTCGCGCCGGAGGAGTCACGTGCGTCGGTCCTCGGCGAGTTCGGCGGTCTCGGGCTGGCGGTTGAGGGGCACCTTTGGCAGGAGTCCGGCAACTGGGGCTACAACTTCTACGAGTCGAGGGAGCAGCTGCACTCCCACTACCGCCAGCTGATCGACAACCTGTGGGTGCTGAAATCTAAGGGCTTGGCGGCGGCCATCTACACCCAGACGACCGACGTCGAGGGCGAGATCAATGGCCTGCTGACCTACGACCGCGAGGTCGAGAAGATCGACCCGGACCGGGCGGCGGAGTGGAACAAACGACTTTACGGCCCCGCCCCCACCGTGATGACCGCGGTCGCCACCTCCAAAGACCCCAATGGCCACGGAGAGCAGTGGCGCTACACCACGGAGGCTCCCGCCTCGGACGACTGGTTCAAGCCAGGTTTTGACGACTCGGCGTGGAAGCTAGGCCGGGCCGGATTCGGCGCGCCCAATACCCCCGGCGCTATCGTGCGGACCGAGTGGACGGGGACCGACATCTGGCTACGCCGAGAGATCGAGCTTACCGACGCCGACCTCGAGGGAAGCCTGTACTTCTTCGTCCACCACGACGAGGACGCCGAGATCTACTTCAACGGCGTCAAGCTCGCCACGCTGTCCGGCTACACGACCGACTACCAGCTGATCGCGATCCCAAGCGAGGGCCGCGAGGCCCTGCGTGCGGGGCGCGGCGTGCTCGCCGTTCATTGCCGGCAGCGGACCGGTGGGCAGTACATCGACCTTGGCTTCATGACCGTGCAAACCAAGTCCGACCTGGCTGGCGCCACCGCGTCGGCCCGTCGGCAACCGTTGCCTGAGAGCAAACCCCAGTAA
- a CDS encoding sigma-70 family RNA polymerase sigma factor: MTDRSKATDSRCDFAALWAESYARLRTYVRIFVPSVHDADDVMQETAMAIARDFDKYDPQRPFLEWAVGVARNRVFEHFRKRDRDRRMVFDVETVKHIEESFLAAESQFDSYHDALELCLKQLPERARRLIDLRYLACNSIEEISSQLGLTVRSVYTRLSQVRCGLKECIGRRMKLLGDAR; encoded by the coding sequence ATGACGGATCGATCAAAAGCGACCGACAGCCGGTGCGACTTCGCCGCTCTCTGGGCTGAGTCATACGCCAGGCTGCGTACGTATGTCCGCATCTTCGTGCCGTCGGTGCACGATGCTGACGATGTGATGCAGGAAACCGCGATGGCGATTGCTCGCGACTTCGACAAGTACGATCCCCAACGCCCCTTCCTGGAGTGGGCGGTCGGCGTCGCGCGGAACCGGGTGTTTGAGCACTTCCGTAAACGCGACCGGGATCGGCGAATGGTCTTTGACGTCGAGACCGTCAAGCACATCGAGGAGAGTTTCCTGGCCGCGGAGTCGCAGTTCGACTCGTACCACGACGCCCTCGAACTCTGCTTGAAGCAGTTGCCAGAGCGGGCCCGGAGGCTGATCGACCTGCGTTACCTCGCCTGCAACTCGATCGAAGAGATATCGAGCCAGCTGGGGCTAACCGTGCGGTCGGTGTACACTCGCCTCTCCCAGGTGCGGTGCGGTCTCAAGGAGTGTATCGGCAGGCGAATGAAGTTGTTGGGGGATGCCCGGTGA
- a CDS encoding sulfurtransferase, protein MTHTAIISPQDARARIDDPSWVFIDCRFSLADPDAGQRAYANGHLPGAVYAHLDEHLSSPVTETSGRHPLPDAARLAAQLGDWGVGHGIQVVAYDDASGAFAARLWWLLHWLGHSEVAVLDGGFEAWQSLGLPTTAVQSKPRPVAFSGTPDDAMWITSDATETALAGGDALLIDARGPERFRGELEPVDPVAGHVPGAVNAPFAGNLNDQGRLLPAGDLRARFAPLAEQAGADGVIHMCGSGVTACHNMLAMAAAGLPMGRLYAGSWSEWIRNPDRAVASGS, encoded by the coding sequence GTGACCCACACAGCCATTATTTCGCCACAAGATGCGCGTGCCCGGATCGACGATCCCAGCTGGGTGTTCATCGACTGCCGGTTCTCGCTCGCTGACCCCGACGCTGGCCAACGGGCCTACGCCAACGGCCACCTGCCGGGCGCGGTCTACGCCCACCTGGACGAGCACCTCTCCTCACCGGTGACCGAGACGTCTGGACGCCACCCGCTTCCTGACGCCGCACGGCTCGCCGCCCAACTGGGCGACTGGGGCGTCGGGCACGGGATTCAGGTCGTCGCGTACGACGACGCGTCCGGCGCTTTCGCGGCCCGGCTGTGGTGGCTGCTCCACTGGCTTGGCCACTCGGAGGTCGCGGTGCTCGACGGCGGGTTCGAGGCGTGGCAGTCGCTGGGCCTGCCCACGACAGCTGTGCAGAGCAAGCCGCGGCCGGTTGCGTTCTCAGGCACGCCGGACGATGCGATGTGGATTACCTCTGACGCGACCGAAACGGCGCTAGCAGGCGGCGACGCCCTCCTCATCGACGCCCGCGGCCCAGAAAGGTTCCGCGGCGAGTTGGAACCGGTAGACCCGGTTGCTGGGCACGTGCCCGGCGCGGTGAACGCGCCGTTCGCGGGCAACTTGAACGATCAGGGGAGGCTGCTGCCAGCTGGAGACTTGCGGGCCCGCTTCGCACCACTTGCCGAGCAGGCGGGCGCGGACGGCGTGATCCACATGTGCGGGTCCGGCGTCACCGCGTGCCACAACATGCTGGCGATGGCCGCGGCGGGACTGCCGATGGGCAGGCTCTACGCCGGCTCCTGGAGCGAGTGGATCCGCAACCCAGATCGCGCGGTGGCTAGCGGCTCGTGA
- a CDS encoding FecR domain-containing protein produces the protein MNAHFDGEALSPAEGRRLSDWVNAHPDNARAVVQMGMIHEMTDSILSVPRLLDQLSLTSDPAVQRSIGESLDWIESRPAPGARTAALARRHAPGSRWFAVSSAMLAASLLLAVSTLLLDRGGTVARNDVGLAEVAPQPALPIAEPLVATVLDVFDVQWSEGRPAYRGMHIRRLAPIDISDGVLALTTSTGCDVVVQGPASLVFEDEDRIRLDRGRLTARISDEAAQIVVETPTARVVDLGTEFGVSVTDALETSVAVYEGVVELTSRNSTDDSDELQTRTLQAGRSGYVDGQGQLRWTIETLPHEREFIRPDEIADLRDARRGSSQAKEQVCFYELQRIRGLLGFQGFDIPSGGVDRSLAFADAGPRSDSLVRFDRDIVPGRLHSSGSLLVEETAPVFLDLDTSPDSAFARAGLLTDRGMVGRSDTELWLAWRTRATDHRRPGMYAGLSVMFGGDRQFHEPLFLGTTDNNDRLAVVANVGSRAIVQKLVDGGELSSGDSPRLWVLRMVFGERADKVAVWCDVPPGETPRVRPHAEILNANLMFDRLRLGVGTDASPWLFDDLVIAIRPDALGQAVGLISGE, from the coding sequence TTGAACGCCCATTTCGACGGCGAGGCGCTCTCGCCCGCCGAGGGCCGCCGGCTGTCCGACTGGGTAAACGCCCACCCGGACAACGCCCGGGCGGTGGTCCAGATGGGCATGATCCACGAGATGACCGACAGCATCCTGTCGGTGCCCCGGCTGCTGGACCAGCTGTCGCTGACAAGCGACCCGGCCGTGCAGCGCTCGATCGGCGAATCCCTCGACTGGATCGAGTCCCGTCCTGCTCCCGGTGCTCGGACCGCCGCGCTGGCCAGGCGCCACGCCCCGGGGTCGCGGTGGTTTGCCGTCAGCAGTGCGATGCTAGCGGCCAGTCTGCTGCTTGCGGTTTCGACGCTGCTCCTCGACCGTGGCGGTACTGTCGCTAGGAATGATGTTGGATTGGCGGAGGTCGCCCCGCAGCCGGCGCTCCCGATTGCGGAGCCGCTCGTCGCGACTGTGCTGGACGTATTCGACGTGCAGTGGAGCGAGGGCCGCCCGGCGTACCGAGGCATGCATATCCGCCGGCTCGCCCCGATCGACATTTCCGACGGCGTCCTCGCGCTCACCACTTCGACCGGTTGCGACGTGGTTGTCCAGGGGCCGGCGTCGCTGGTGTTCGAGGATGAGGACCGCATCCGGTTGGATCGCGGCCGGCTGACCGCGCGGATCTCTGACGAGGCGGCGCAGATCGTCGTCGAGACCCCAACCGCCCGGGTCGTCGACCTGGGCACCGAGTTTGGCGTCAGCGTCACCGACGCGTTGGAAACAAGCGTGGCCGTCTACGAGGGGGTGGTGGAACTCACCAGCAGAAACTCGACCGACGACAGCGACGAGCTTCAGACACGCACGCTGCAGGCGGGGCGGTCGGGCTACGTTGACGGCCAGGGGCAGCTGCGGTGGACCATCGAAACGCTTCCCCACGAGCGAGAGTTTATCCGTCCCGACGAGATCGCCGACCTGCGTGACGCGCGGCGCGGCTCCAGTCAGGCCAAGGAGCAGGTGTGCTTCTACGAGCTGCAGCGGATCCGTGGGCTGCTAGGCTTCCAGGGCTTCGACATCCCGTCTGGTGGCGTCGACCGCAGCCTGGCCTTCGCCGACGCGGGCCCGCGCAGCGACTCGCTGGTCCGATTCGACCGTGACATCGTGCCGGGGCGCCTCCACTCCTCCGGCTCGCTGCTGGTTGAAGAGACCGCGCCGGTTTTCCTCGACTTGGATACTTCGCCCGATTCGGCGTTCGCGAGGGCCGGTCTGCTGACCGACCGCGGCATGGTGGGCCGGTCCGACACCGAACTCTGGCTGGCGTGGCGGACGCGGGCGACCGATCACCGCCGCCCGGGGATGTACGCCGGCCTCTCGGTCATGTTCGGCGGCGACCGGCAGTTCCACGAGCCGCTGTTCCTGGGAACGACCGACAACAACGACCGACTGGCCGTCGTCGCCAACGTCGGCAGCCGGGCCATCGTGCAGAAGCTTGTGGACGGCGGCGAACTCAGCTCCGGCGATTCGCCTCGGTTGTGGGTGTTGCGGATGGTGTTCGGCGAGCGGGCGGACAAGGTCGCTGTCTGGTGCGACGTGCCTCCTGGCGAGACGCCGCGGGTGCGGCCGCACGCCGAGATCCTTAACGCCAACCTGATGTTTGACCGGCTCAGGCTGGGCGTCGGGACGGACGCCAGCCCATGGTTATTCGACGACCTTGTCATCGCCATCCGGCCTGATGCCCTCGGCCAAGCGGTCGGGTTGATCTCCGGCGAGTAG
- a CDS encoding LamG domain-containing protein, which produces MLVTMPARRTATLLAFAATVAAASVSQAVKVHSYTFNDGTANDSTGDADGTLIDPAGIAFYSGGQLRLTNNNGANSNQDFTLSTATGAYVDLPNFTVTDAAFFGTAGQVSLEFWATIQENRNWARLGDFGTSNVGENSSTGGGGSDYIIVVPQTGLADNPFAASTHQQDGMESFVQSTGPLTTGQEHHVVVTIDQTDTTVNANGTLNLYLNGALVNSGPVVGAGTAAPIDITNMNEVNSWLGRAQWADPLFDGSYNEFNVYDHALSAGEVTANFNAGPVPGELAVPTLVIDRLTGEMMIANQTGEQLQLTGFRIDSAAGSLDPTASNGFGNITLNPDTEELIVGASASSQSIGASTSQTLGAAWNQSSIEDIGFKYTLQGGTEQTGEVQFVNVDGGFSRSDLDTDGDIDADDFDLFAANTHTDLSGLSAYELAIAGDLNGDGANNYIDFRLFKDDFIAANGAAAFAALGAAPEPTAVVLLALSGLGLTAVRRR; this is translated from the coding sequence ATGCTCGTCACCATGCCCGCACGCCGCACCGCGACCCTGCTCGCTTTTGCAGCGACCGTAGCGGCCGCTTCCGTATCGCAGGCCGTCAAGGTGCACAGCTACACATTCAACGACGGGACCGCAAACGACTCGACCGGCGACGCCGACGGCACGCTGATCGACCCGGCCGGCATCGCGTTCTACTCGGGCGGCCAGCTGCGACTCACCAACAACAACGGCGCGAACAGCAACCAAGACTTTACGCTGTCGACCGCGACCGGCGCTTACGTAGACCTTCCCAACTTCACGGTCACCGACGCCGCGTTCTTTGGGACCGCCGGCCAGGTGTCGCTGGAGTTCTGGGCCACGATTCAAGAAAACCGCAACTGGGCCCGTCTGGGCGACTTCGGGACCTCCAACGTTGGCGAGAACTCCTCCACCGGTGGCGGCGGCTCGGACTATATCATTGTCGTCCCGCAGACGGGGCTAGCCGACAACCCGTTCGCCGCCTCGACCCACCAGCAGGACGGGATGGAGTCGTTCGTGCAGTCGACCGGCCCGCTCACAACCGGGCAGGAACACCACGTTGTGGTGACCATCGATCAGACCGACACCACGGTCAACGCGAACGGCACGCTGAACCTGTACCTCAACGGCGCGCTGGTCAATAGCGGCCCCGTGGTGGGCGCCGGCACCGCGGCGCCGATCGACATCACCAACATGAATGAGGTGAACAGCTGGCTCGGCCGCGCCCAGTGGGCGGACCCGCTGTTCGACGGCAGCTACAACGAGTTCAACGTCTACGACCACGCGTTGTCGGCCGGGGAAGTCACGGCCAATTTCAACGCCGGCCCGGTCCCGGGCGAGCTCGCCGTTCCAACGCTGGTTATCGACCGGCTCACCGGCGAGATGATGATCGCCAACCAGACGGGCGAGCAGCTGCAGCTCACCGGTTTCCGGATTGACTCGGCCGCCGGCTCGCTCGATCCGACCGCCAGCAACGGATTTGGCAACATCACCCTCAATCCGGACACCGAAGAGCTGATCGTCGGGGCCTCGGCCTCCTCGCAGAGCATCGGCGCCAGCACGAGCCAGACGCTCGGCGCCGCCTGGAACCAGTCGTCGATTGAGGACATCGGGTTCAAGTACACCCTGCAGGGCGGGACCGAGCAGACCGGCGAGGTCCAGTTCGTCAATGTCGACGGCGGATTCTCCCGCAGCGACCTCGACACCGACGGTGACATCGACGCCGACGACTTCGACCTGTTCGCCGCCAACACGCACACGGACCTCTCAGGGCTTTCCGCATACGAGCTGGCCATCGCGGGCGACCTGAACGGCGACGGCGCCAACAACTACATCGACTTCCGCCTGTTCAAGGACGACTTCATCGCCGCCAACGGCGCCGCGGCGTTCGCCGCCCTTGGCGCCGCGCCGGAGCCGACGGCCGTTGTGCTGCTGGCGTTGAGCGGCCTGGGCCTCACCGCGGTCCGCCGCCGGTAG
- a CDS encoding DUF6807 domain-containing protein: MKPAAFILPCLFAAVVVPPVAAEVSVEESPAGAVVKIDGKLFAEYHTRSGHQPAVWPLIGPAGNKVTRGYPMTELGPDEENDHPHHRSLWFAHGIVNGADFWVEPKKEGDALIEHKQFETRQGGDQSGTIVTHNDWVAGGKKLCEDRRTLVFSEPKPGVRLVDFTIELKADEEPVTFGDTKEGTFAVRVAGTMKVDAKQGGRLVNNNGQQDKEAWGRPAAWVDYAGPAEGEQSGLAIFSHPDSFRHPCLWHVRTYGLFAANPFGVHHFPKTDLKQGAVTIEPGESIKLRYLVVLHDGQADQAGVQRLYDELTSR; the protein is encoded by the coding sequence ATGAAGCCCGCCGCGTTCATCCTGCCGTGCTTGTTTGCCGCCGTTGTTGTCCCGCCCGTCGCCGCCGAGGTGAGCGTGGAAGAGTCGCCCGCGGGGGCGGTCGTGAAGATCGACGGCAAGCTCTTCGCAGAGTACCACACGCGATCGGGCCACCAGCCGGCGGTGTGGCCCCTAATCGGGCCCGCTGGCAACAAGGTGACCCGCGGCTACCCGATGACCGAGCTCGGGCCTGACGAAGAAAACGACCACCCTCACCACCGCTCGCTGTGGTTCGCCCACGGCATTGTCAACGGCGCGGACTTCTGGGTGGAGCCCAAGAAAGAGGGCGACGCCCTTATCGAGCACAAGCAGTTCGAGACCCGCCAGGGGGGCGATCAGAGCGGCACAATTGTTACGCACAATGACTGGGTCGCGGGCGGTAAGAAGCTGTGCGAGGACCGCCGCACGCTCGTTTTCTCCGAGCCGAAGCCGGGCGTCCGGCTGGTCGATTTCACGATCGAGCTCAAGGCCGACGAAGAGCCGGTTACGTTCGGCGATACGAAGGAGGGGACCTTCGCCGTCCGGGTGGCCGGCACGATGAAGGTGGACGCCAAGCAGGGGGGACGGCTGGTGAACAACAATGGCCAGCAGGACAAGGAGGCCTGGGGGCGACCCGCCGCGTGGGTCGACTACGCGGGGCCGGCCGAGGGCGAGCAGTCGGGTCTCGCCATCTTCAGCCACCCGGACAGCTTCCGGCACCCCTGCCTGTGGCACGTCCGGACCTACGGCCTGTTTGCCGCCAACCCGTTCGGGGTGCACCACTTTCCGAAGACGGATCTCAAGCAGGGGGCCGTGACGATTGAGCCCGGCGAATCGATTAAGCTGCGGTACCTGGTCGTGCTGCACGACGGCCAGGCAGACCAGGCCGGCGTCCAGCGGCTGTACGACGAGCTCACGAGCCGCTAG